GCTTTGCTCGAAATGCGAGCCCTATAAGTATAATACCGGCTACTATCAACCAAACCTTATAAGAACTCTCAACACCTCGGGTAGAGTCAGCTTTTGAACATTTGGAAGTCTGATTTTCATCATCCCTCGCAGTTGATTCAGCCAACTTATCATCCTTCATGATTGTTCATTATCCCGATTTTGATGTAACGGCCTGAGTAGACCTCAAAGAGTGAGTGAGAGTGCGTTTGATTGATCAGTTAATATTGATTTGTACGATTCGTTTTAAAAGCTCTATCAACTTTGTTTTGCGCTAGTCTAAGGTCGTAAGGGGAAATAAATTCTCTTTGCTGAATTTATGGGAAAGTTATCGTGATGCGTAAAGACCACTAACACATACTTGCAAGCTCTGATTACGGTAAATATCCAGCGTACTAAAGCTTATAACCAAAATCCATTGGAAATTGATTCTAAGGGGCAAGGTCCTGGCCTGCCTGAATTTAAGCAATTGTCATACCTAATCATTGTAGACATATTGCAGGCAACTGAAGTTTCCCACTCAACAGTACGACTGTAAGATTCGTTGTAACTTGAGTCTAGAATTCTTATCAAATCGAAGAAAACTGTTTAATATTCTTTACCAGTGGTCATGTTTTGGGACAGGTTCATCAACGACACATCGGTTATACTTAAATTCGTCGTCGCCAAAATCGTTAATCACTTTTGTACTTGTCATGCCCAAATTGAACGGCTTCGTTGATTTCATTATCTCTTAAAATGAAATCTAATTCTCCCCAACTCAACTCTTTAATTTGATGTGGGAGCCAGGAATACTTATCCATGATCCATTTGTGAATCGCTTCTTCACCAACATAGCGATCATAGTGCTTATATTCTGCGAGATAGTCCCCCAGCTGTTTGACGGTGAAGTCTTTACGGAACTGAATGACTTCTTCAGAAAGGGGATAATCGTCATCAAACAGATGTTCGAATAATCCAAACAGAAAGGGATCTGACTCCTCCATACCATCATCGTCGTCTCGATGATCATCGGACATAATGCTTGCCTTTTTGAGTTTTAATGAGATGGATCAAGTTGACAGGAAAAGAGTTGAACAGACTAAATAAGAGAAATAGATCTCTAATCTTAATGACTGCTATGACCCTGATGATCACAGGCTCAGTTCTCTGCCATCTTTAGTTTTGATTTATACCAACACATAACGACTTGGTATAAACGTTCAAAAAGGCCTGCTTATTAAGGAGCAATGGGCACGGGCGGGATCGAACCGCCGACACCAGGATTTTCAGTCCTGATACATTGTTTAATGTTCATGATTGAATGCTATTTATCGATTAGTTCAACTGTTGAAAGCAGGCTGGATCAACTGAAATAATTTATTCGCGTGGAGTAACTAGGATCTGCAATTCAAAATAGATCGTAGGTATTTTTTTGAAAATTTACTTTTTCATTGAGATGTTAGTTTTTGTGATCTGCTCGTTCATATTTCCATTTATCGTCATAGGTATGTTTACAAAAATGAGTAATCAGGAGAGAGCAGGGCATAATGGATTTTTAATGTAGTATTTCACAATTCTGATTTTCATGATTATCCTCATTTGTGTGATTCGTGTTTATCACTACATAGAAAAATGAGGTGATTTCTTCACAACAAATAACACAAGTAAGTTTTTGGAATTAGGTAGCCATATACGCAATGTGGAAATATTGCATCAACAAACTTTCGGCCAGATCATCTTCAGAAATCCAGTTCGCGTAGTTTCATAGAGTCAAACAATGGGTAGTACCATGTTGATTTCGATATAGGGTCTTACCTGACTAGAACAAAAAAGTCATACGAACTTTTTGAATTCTTTATTATTTTTGGGTTTGAAATTGCAGCGGGCGCAGGAAAGAAAGTAAATTCTGCCGCTTGCTGTGCGTGATTGTGAGTAGCTGCTCAGTTTTCCCGTACATTTTTTGTTCGGACAAGGATCTCCACGACGCGGGTTTTTATTATTTACCGTACACTTTTTGTCGGATTTGTTAATCTGTTCGGCCATTGGCGGCCACCTCCTTCGGTTCAGGGATTGGGAGTTTGAGCGATCATTTTTTCGGTCCCTCTTCGATTTCAGATAACCGCTGCAATGCCTGCTCAATCAATCTTCGCATTTCTTCTACTTTTACATGACATTTTTTACAGAGATGGCGCCGCATCTCCTTTGGTAGTGTCAACATCTGGTCGCGGGCCTCGATCACACATTCCGCAGCAAACAACTCGTATTCTTCCCGACTGATCAGCTTCTCATCTGCGATTAAATCTTTACGCTCCAGGTCCTTCCGCTTCAATTTCTCCTGAAGCAGCTTTTCTTTTTTGAGTTCTTCGTTGAGCTTCTGGGACTCTCTGTCTGCTTTCTCATCACGATAAGATGCTACCCACGCATCACACTCAGAAACATCGAACACTCTCTTTCGTTGAGTTCCACTAACCGGAAGTCCTTTTTTGATCCAGTTCTGGATCGTCTTGTCGCTAACGTCCCATCGTTCGGCAGCAGCAGTAAATCCAATGACACATTTGACCGGCTCTGTTTTTTTCGCTGGAGCCTGTTTTTTAGCGGTTTTTTTCGTTTTTGACGTCGTGCGTTTTGAAGTGGCTCTTTTGGATGATCGCTTTGCTGATTTTTTGCGCATCAATTTAATAGGAAGAAGAAGAAGAAGTCACTTAAAATTTCGTTTTGAAACCAAAAAAGTGCGATTAGGGAACCGCGCGCGGCCCCGGGCTCCCCGCAGGAGGACCCGAGAAATTTTCAGCCAGGCTTGTACTCAGCCGGCTTGATCGTCAGCTGTTCTTTGCCTTGGGAATATTTCAAGCCGAGTTGTTTCAGATGATCTGCCGTCAATCGTTTTTCTTCGAATGCTTTTTTGATCTTGGAAACACTGAGCTTCGGTTTGAGTTCGACGATTTCAGATAACAGGCGCGCCTCTTTGTTCTTTCCAAAAACACAAATCGACATCAACCAGGCTGTGATCTGTTCAACCAACGATGACTGCATGAGCTTATCTAATAGACTAAGACTGTCTGCTTCTTTCAGACCAGATCGATACTCCACCCTGGCTGGCTGATCTTTGAAGCTCACCGAACCGTGTGGAAACGATTTGGTTTTCTTCTTTCCATCGATCAAGCTCGATCGATTAGCTTTGCAATACTCGTTCACTCGCTTGTTGAGCAGCTCCCTTCGGCTTTCAATCGTGACTGGGTCTTGATCATCGATCAAAACATATTTGCGTTGCTCAGATTCCTGTTTGAGTTTCTCGATATACCTGGTGCAAGTCGCGTTCACAGACTGATCAAAGGCGTTCAAAAATGAGAGTTCATTTAAAGCCTTGTCGAGATCTTCCTCTGTCTGAATGACGGGATCCGCTCCCAGCAATTCCGCAGCGGGTCGATCATTGGCGGTGAGGCTTTTCACGTTTGATTCCTTTCAACAATTTGAAACCAAGATAGATCAACGTCATCAAAGCAATGAAGACAAGAAAAACAGTTCCACTGTTTGATTCTGATTGATCCGCATTCAGCTGATCCGAATCGCTTGAATCTTCCGGAACCTCATACAACGGATCCGGTTTCGGTTCGATGATTTCGACGACTTCCGGATCGGGTTCTTGAACCGTAATCGTTTCAACTTTCTCGATCATGTCGAGTGCATCGTTTGCCAGAATTCCAGCAACGGCCGGCACCGGAGTTTTCTCCAATACCTCATCGACACGGTCCGCAGCTCCCTGGATCGGTTTCCGGATCTTTTCGCTGGGCCGGACTCGTTTTGAGGGGGGATTGTAAAAGGGGCGATACTGTTGTTTTTGATCGTCTGACTGACAACCAGGCAGTGTCAATAAAAGGATCAGGAAAGCGAAGATCCAAAGCAAAAGCATCGAAATAGAATCGAAAACTTTGGATTCCGGTCTATTTGGATCCGGGGAAATGGCCATCATTTGTGGTCGCTCCCGTAAGGCCCCTTTTGCCAATAGGGAGCGTACTCATTAAAAAGGGAATCTGAAAAGAGCCAACCGTCATAGGGAGCTGGATCACCTTGATCGAGCATATCCGGAACCATTTTGTCTGGTACCGCGATCACTTTGGGTTCCGGTTTGCGTTTGAGACGATCCACCAAATTACAACCACTAACGATCGTTAGTAATGCGACCACGAGAACGCATACGGTGAAACTGTGATTGAACCGCTTGTTCGTCTCGATTGGTCGCATTGCGTTGAATCCTTTCCGCTTCTTCCAGCCGTTCGTTTTCGTTGCTATGTTTTTTCTTGGTCCAGAAAAACAACAGCTCCAAAAGGGCTGCGATGATTCTTAATAGACCGCTCATTGATCACTCATTTGAAAACTGACTTGGATCGTGATATCTCTCCTCAGTTGGTTCGATTTCTCCAAACACCATTTGAATGGGAGCACTCTTTTCTAATTTGTGACCAATCCCGACAAGGCCGAAGGCGGCCAGTAATAGCTTGATCGCTTCCGCTGTCTGAATTTCACCAAGTAGCATTCCGCTTAGGGAAAAGACAATGGTAAGAAATGCAGTGAGATACGTTTTCTTACCGTCAAGCGCTTTGAATGGGAGTTTGTCGAGCATCAATCTGGCTTCCTTGCCATGCTGAGAAATGATATAAAAGCGGTATTGCTTCCCTGCGCTACCGCTCTGAAATTAACCGTCGCTTCTCCGCTCCATGGTTCGGCTCCGGCTTTTCGATTGCGTTTTAAATTAAGGATGGTACAACTCGCAAAAGTCAAGGGCAGATTATGAAGAGAAACAGGAAGATTGTTCAAGTAGAACTCAATACTGATGAGTGGTTGCCGTTAAGTCGTTATGCAGCCAAAGAGAAACGATCTATTCGCGGAATCGCGAAGGAGCAATTGATGCCGTTGATCCAGGAAGCAAAACGGAAGTTTCCGCGACAACCCATCAATGCATCCCCGCCGATCGATGATGTTCATTAATGGAATAATAATTTCGTCAATAAGACCGTCTTTTATCCTGAGAGGCTCTGGCTATGCACCGTCCCAGTGAAACGTTTATTAGAGCTTAAATGAAAAGATATCACTTGATTAAGGCCATCTAACCAATCTTCCTTGCATTAAGATACAAATTAAATTTCACTGATTTCAATGTTCAATGACTGTAGCGGAAGTATCATTCTCAGATACACTCACGGCTTGAGTACCTGACATATGAGTGTTAAGAAAAAACTTCGTAATCCGTTTGAAAACAGTTGAAACATGAACATAAATGCTTACAATCATAATGCACAAAATGACATGTTTGGGAGTATTAATTCATCTGAAGATCAGAAACTGAATTATAGACAAAGGAAAACAATGAAATTCATATTAGTAATCTTATGCCTTTTCATTCATACGCCTGTCTGTAAAGCAGATACCCCCCCTTTAGTCGCAGAAATTAAGTCGATTTCGCAATTGCATGGCTCATATCGTAGTAAGTATTCGCATTCTGCTCCACTTCACCTCAGTGGTATTACGACACATAGCGGAAACCTGTTTGTGGTTGGAGACAAGTCGAACGATCGATACCTTTACGGTATCGAACACAAGAATGGCCACTGGCACATAGTCAGCAGGCTCTCTCTTAACTACGAAAATGATAAAAGAATGCCGAGCTTTGAAGGTGTAGCGTGTAAAGGAAATACACTCTTTGTCGTCAATGAGGATCCAACGCACATTTACTCATTTTCATTTAATAGTAAAAGTACTCAACTCGATTACAATAATGAAATTAAAATAGACTTCGATCCGACTGGCCTATCAATAAACCACTGGGATAACTCAGGTTTTGAAGGAATCGCGTATGATAATCAATCGCGATTGCTGTATTTGGCTAAGGAACGGAACCCTAGATTCATTCTAGCTGTATCTCTTAATCATGCTGTTACTCGTGGCATAGTAGTTTCTCAGTTCGATGTTCCAGGAACAACCTTTACAGATGACACTCAAAGGCATCTTGGTCGAAAGAAAACGTACTCTGGACTCACGTTTCACAATGGCTTTCTTTATGCATTGGAACGACGTGGCTATTCGATAATAAAGATTGATCCCACAAAGAAAATAATTGTATCACGTCTGTCATTTGCCGCACTCAAAGATGGTAAATATGGTTCTTTATACAAAGAGGGGACACGATATGGCCTAGCCGAGGGTATCGTATTTCACAACGGAAATATTTTAATAGGGATTGACAATAATGGAAAAGATGTTGATCGAGATCATAATTTAGTAAAAATGTATAACCTCTCCGGAAACGAACCTTCAATCGTAATACTTGGCAAGCCGGATGAATTCTAACGTCGGTTTTTTAACAATTACGTAAACCAAATAAAAATTTTACTTTTCTACTCATATAAATTGCATTAGTGGATTTACAATATGAGAATTGAATTAGGTTCCTGAAAGAAGAGCTTTAACATATCACTTCTTTCTATTCTCGCAACTATCAATTCATCCCACGTTCGCTCCTAGAAAAACAAATCACTTATCGCGTCAATTGACATTTTATATGTTTTTCCAGGCTTCTCTTGTTTTAATATCAACAGGCAAAATGAGTTTGCCGAAGGGGCCTGATTTTGAGTTGAAGCTGCTACATCACTGCCGACCGGCAAGTATGGCAGCAATCCATATAGAGCCAATTGATAATATACAGAATCAGATTCTGCCTATTAAAAGTTATGAGTAAATCATGATCACGGAATTGCGCCAAAGACTGAAAACACTTGCATTGCTTGACGCTATCATTGAGCCCGAGTGGCAGTACCGTTATTTTTCCTATAACTCAAAATGGTCTGATTCTGAAGAGATGGGATCCCTTAGAGATGGTTCTGGTGGAGAGTGGTTTTTATGGATATCTGGTCAACTCGCTGGGTACAAGTGCTTAAGTCCTGAAGACGGACTAATGTCGAATATTGAGAGCGTGAATAACAAGATACCGAGTAGCTATGATTCGTTTGTTTCCGAACCGGCATTTAGCATGGATAAAGCCACCTGCGTTTGGTACCTAGAAAAATCAGAGTGGGTAAAGTTCGGATTACCTATTAAGTGGTTAATCGACCTAGAAACAGTATTGAAATGGTATGCGATTGATTATCACGTCTGGGCAACAGGTTATTATGAAAGAGAAATAAATATATCTGTTCTCGAGAAAATATTCGAAGGTAGTTTTAGTAGTGATCTTGCTATTAAACTAAATCCCGACATAGAAATGGATGGGTTGCAAATAGAGCTAGAAGAAATTGGAATTTACTTATAACAAGCATATGCAGTCGAACCGTTCCACTCGCTACCCGAGTGAAACGGCCGTTGATGCGAAGTGTTACTCTTGCCCTCGTTCGATATACTCAAATGCGTTTTTAAATGACTGTTTTAAAAGACACCCTCTAAAATAATGACTGAGTATCTCTTATTTACCAGACCATTTTCTGGGACTTTAGATTTCAATTTCGGCAAAGGAACGTCACTCTGCCCCTCGTCTCGATCATGGTCGGATTGCCAGAAGATCAACATTCGCTGTCATTCCAGTCTTCCCTGAATAAACCTGAAGCGGATACATACCATCAATTGATAATAGACAGAATTCTTGATAGATATAGACAGAATCAAATTCTGTCTATCAATAGTTAGGCCTCAAATATACGAGTAGCAAATATGTCGGATAATGGTGAGCCACTTATCGAAGCTCTTGAAGAAGCAGACGCGGGTGTCGCTCCATCACCATTCGGTGAGTTGTCTGTCAAGATCCCCGGCGCACCGGCATCCATTCAATCCAAAAAAGCCCAGCGAAACGCCTACATCGCACAAATCAAAACCGAGCTGTCAAAGTTTCAGTTCATTTTAACGGGACAGATAATTCTCGAGATCACATGGAACGTTCCAGCGAAGAGTCGCTACGAGACCGACGCCAAAGCAGACATTGACAACTGTCTGAAACCAATCATTGACGCGTTCACTGGGCCTGATGGAATCATGATCGACGATTGCCAGCTTAAGGGGCTTTATATCTCTTGGACCCACATCAATTCAGGAGATGAGTATTTGCATTTCCAATTCAAGTTTGATTCGGACCACTATTGTGAGCGAGATGATTTGGTATTCATTCGCCTCGAAAAGGGCCTGCGTTGTCCAGTGAACACCAATTGGCCCAAAGAGCTGAAAACTATTTGGGTTAAAGCGATCCAAGCAGGTGAAGACCTCAAAGCGATTCTTGAGAATGAAAATGTATCTTACTTGACGCTTGCCTCGATGACTGGTGGAGCACAACCGTTTCACGCAACGAGAACAGTTGGCTTTAGAGACTTGTCACCTGAAGAGTTTGCTGGCGAAACATAACAACAGGTCGAACTGGAGAGACCGTTCACGCGAAATATGAAATCACATTCGTTGGCTGTTACCCGATCAACCTAAAATTTACTTTTACCCTCGTTCGATAAAATCAAACGTTTTCTCAATTGCGTTTTTAAACCGTTTTAAAAGACACCCTCTAAAATAGTGACCGGGTAACTCATATTACCCAGACAAGAGGTCGGGTAAATATTATTTCCCGGAGACTTGTTATGATGGGGCACTGAAATGATTCTGCCTGTTTTTATCAATGGGGTTAAATTTCCTTATGGCGAATCTTGTGAAATCGACTTTGGGCTAAAGCATCAAGAGATCAAGACGCATGTCATTCAAGCGAGCCCAATGATTAGAATTGATGGTCTGATCTTGGACAATTATGATTTGATTTCTATTATTCTTCAAAAAATGAATCAAGCGGGTCGTGATTGAATGAAATTAAAAGTGTCCGGGTAACAACAATTTTACCGGACACTTTTTTCTATTTTTCAGAATTCTCTCGTTTTAATATCAACTGTCATCGAGGACTTTCTTTGGAAACAGTCTTTTAGTGGAAGTTGTGTTTGATCGGAGCTGCGAAATTTTTCAGATTAGCAGATCAAGAACGTTGGCTAAAAAACTCGATAATGTCTCTTCTTTTTGCTTCGATGTCTGTAGAATAATCAAATGAAGTGTATTGTTTGTTCTACACTGATTTCTAATAACTGTTGTGATTATAGACAGGGAACAAAATGGCAGATATTGTCCAATATCTCGTGCTTCGCCGCAGAAAAATTGCATCACCTACTTCGATTGAAGAGATTTACGGTCATCCGTATACCGTTAATCCCCGAGCGTCGGAAGATATGATAGTTGAGCAGATAAATGCGCCACTTGTAGAGCTCAACGAAATTCGGAGTGAGGAAGACTGCCTCGGTATCGCACCGGTCATCCCCTTAAGGCATATTGCCCCGATGAATCGAACTCAGCGCCCTTCAAATGGCGACACATCCATTTTGCCATGGGGGCTACGGGCAGTCGGTGTGGAGCGAACGGAATTGACGGGTCATGGTGTGACTGTTGCCGTACTTGATACCGGCATCGAGAAAGAGCACCCAGCGTTCTCCCACATTTTTTCGGGAATCGAATGTGAAAACTTCACCGGCGAAGAGGCTGTAGACTACGATGGTCATGGCACTCATGTCGCGGGGACAATCTTTGGTGAGAGTATCAACGGCGTCCGAATTGGCGTTGCACCTGGAATCAAAAAAGCGCTAATCGGCAAAATCATTGGAAGGCAAGGAACGACATCGGTGCAACTTCAACGCGGGCTTCAATGGGCCATTGAAAACGGTGCCAATATTGTTTCCATGTCTCTTGGCTTTGATTTCCCTCGCTACACCAAGAAACTGTGTGAGGAACTGCCGCGCGATGTGGCTTTCTCAAGAGCCCTACGAGCTTATCAGCAGAATTTGGATTTCTTCTCTACTTATGCCTCTCATGCGACTATTTCTGCCACTCAGCCATTGCTACTGGTTGCAGCCGCTGGCAACGAAACTAGGCGCGACGAAAGATCGGATTATGCAATAGACAAATCCCTGCCAGCGGCAGCTCCAGGATTTCTGAGCGTCGGTGCCCTCATGAATTCCGGTACGAAGCTTGAAGTGGCGTCGTTTTCTAACACCGGAGTCAGAGTTTCTGCGCCGGGTGTTGATATTCTATCCGCGATCCCTGGAGGCGGCGATTCAGAGATGAGCGGCACTAGTATGGCAACACCGCATGTGTCCGGTGTTGCCGCGCTATGGCTGGAATATCTGACGAAGAAGCAGGGGATCGTTTCCAGCGGTTTACTTGCGGATAAGGTGGTTGGAAGCGCCACCGATCAGTTTTTGGAAGGTGCTCCAGAAAGCGATGTAGGTGCCGGGATTGTGCAAACACCATAGAGGGTCCCGGCCAGTGGCAACACAAGCGTTGCTTTATTTCTGTTGAAATATGGAACGGTTGATTCGACACTTTTCAAACAGTACTAAACCCCTTTCATCTAGTCCGACACAAATTCCACTCACACGGACTCGTTGGCCGTCTTTGATTTGAACATATTGTCCGCCAGCTTCGATGAAATCATTCAGGAATCGATTCTCTTTAATGAGTTCAAAATCCTGATATCCGAACTCACAGTGTACCATGTCTTTTCCAGTCGTAGAGTCGCTGATTCGAAAAACGGGATATCGGCTTGTCATAAAGCCTTCAATCATAAAATTTCTTCCAACATATTCTTCTTCCGCCCATGTTGGCCGAGTCTCAAAATCGTTCCATAAAAGATCAATGGGAACGGGATTTCCTGGAATCCCTTCAAAAGTGTTCGGAAGCGTACCGCGACCGCTAGTGGTGCCCTCTGGAGAAATCTGCATCAAAGCACTAATGGCCATCGAAGTTGGATACTCCAGCAATGTCAACCCAAAGCTAAACAAAACGATCGGAAGACCAATAATAACCGTAGCAATCATGTGCGAAGCCCCAAAGCTCATTCCGGAAAACTTATTAAGATCTGTCGAGAATGATTGGTGCCCAAGGTTGTTAAGTACATGGACTCTAATGACTATGCAGGTCGCGATCACAATTCCGATAGACCATCCAAAAAGTGATATAAAAAGGATCCAGAAAAGTTCGTTAAGCAAAAAGTGGAGCACCCAATTAGTCCAGCTTGTGGAAACCACATAGCATAAAACGGTCGCGGGAAGGATAAGCCAACGGATTCCTCCCAAGATGCCGAGTTCTCCATAGATTCGTACAATTTCCGCATGCCACCTGCTGATCATTGAGATGATAGAAGCGAGTAACACAAAAAACATGCCCGTAATACCACAAATATGCCATCCGGATGACATGCCTTCACGCCACGCACGTGTCATCACGATACTGAAATTATCAAAATCGGTGGGGTCTGAGCTTTCATAGAAAATCGCGGCAGACAGCATTTGAAATGATCCGCCAACACCCCAGCCAGCCATACCAAACAGGCCATAAGCGCCAACTGTTGAGAACAAGACAAGTACCGCGCGAACAATAAATCCGTTGCGGTTGCGTTCATAGACGCTGTATTGGGCGGATTCTAAATGTCTTTCAATCAATTCCGTAAATACGTTTCCTTTCTTTGGTTCACCAGCAGGTTCACAGGGACTCTTATTATACCTGGAAAGCATATCGCCATTACGGTGGACTAAATATGGTGTAGGACTTTCTTGAATTGAGTGGCTCTGGATTCCAAACAATTTATTTTCTGCTGCCGCAACTGCGAGTGTCGCGATCCTGCTGTCACATGAGAGCTCGCGTGTGAATTCCGACTTAAGATCCCAGCAATGAGTTCCTTCACTGGTGCAGATCAGCACTTCATCAGATTCTGCGTCATACTCTAGAGCGATCACAGCAGATATCTCATCCGGGCCATCATTACTAGTGTGAAATGATGCTTGAACGACCAGTGTCAAGTTTTCAGAAGTCACCGAGCTGATGCCATGAGTACCGGCAATGACAAGTAGGTCAAATGAAGGTACCAGCGTCATCAACACAGAGTTACCAACTTCGAAAAGAGCTTCACATGACATCGAATTGGTGACGACATCTATACGGCATACCCTTCCATTATCAAAGCATACAAAACAGGTGTTGCGGTCGTGAATATCAAACGCAATACTTGTTACGATGCCTGGCCCCAAACTCAGATGACTGATAGATTTCCATTTCGTAGCATCCCAGACAAGAATAGTACCGGACGCAGTACCTGTTGCCAGAAGCGAACCACAACTGCTCCAACCAATTGCGGTTACTGATGTTGCGTGGCCGTATAGGACTGCGATATTCGCATTGTCCTCCCAGCACCAGACGCAAGCCGTCGCATCACAGGATGCCGAAGCAAAAAAGGCTCCTGAAGGTGCAAACGAGATCGCTGTGATCCTCCACGAATGCTTCCAAATTGGAGCCAGTTCCGCTGCCTGAGTCTGGATGTAGCAACTCTCACCGTCCGTGAAGACACATTTCTCCCCAAACCTATCGACAGCAATGACG
The Gimesia aquarii DNA segment above includes these coding regions:
- a CDS encoding terminase small subunit, with the protein product MRKKSAKRSSKRATSKRTTSKTKKTAKKQAPAKKTEPVKCVIGFTAAAERWDVSDKTIQNWIKKGLPVSGTQRKRVFDVSECDAWVASYRDEKADRESQKLNEELKKEKLLQEKLKRKDLERKDLIADEKLISREEYELFAAECVIEARDQMLTLPKEMRRHLCKKCHVKVEEMRRLIEQALQRLSEIEEGPKK
- a CDS encoding host-nuclease inhibitor Gam family protein; translated protein: MKSLTANDRPAAELLGADPVIQTEEDLDKALNELSFLNAFDQSVNATCTRYIEKLKQESEQRKYVLIDDQDPVTIESRRELLNKRVNEYCKANRSSLIDGKKKTKSFPHGSVSFKDQPARVEYRSGLKEADSLSLLDKLMQSSLVEQITAWLMSICVFGKNKEARLLSEIVELKPKLSVSKIKKAFEEKRLTADHLKQLGLKYSQGKEQLTIKPAEYKPG
- a CDS encoding SdiA-regulated domain-containing protein, translated to MKFILVILCLFIHTPVCKADTPPLVAEIKSISQLHGSYRSKYSHSAPLHLSGITTHSGNLFVVGDKSNDRYLYGIEHKNGHWHIVSRLSLNYENDKRMPSFEGVACKGNTLFVVNEDPTHIYSFSFNSKSTQLDYNNEIKIDFDPTGLSINHWDNSGFEGIAYDNQSRLLYLAKERNPRFILAVSLNHAVTRGIVVSQFDVPGTTFTDDTQRHLGRKKTYSGLTFHNGFLYALERRGYSIIKIDPTKKIIVSRLSFAALKDGKYGSLYKEGTRYGLAEGIVFHNGNILIGIDNNGKDVDRDHNLVKMYNLSGNEPSIVILGKPDEF
- a CDS encoding RusA family crossover junction endodeoxyribonuclease: MSDNGEPLIEALEEADAGVAPSPFGELSVKIPGAPASIQSKKAQRNAYIAQIKTELSKFQFILTGQIILEITWNVPAKSRYETDAKADIDNCLKPIIDAFTGPDGIMIDDCQLKGLYISWTHINSGDEYLHFQFKFDSDHYCERDDLVFIRLEKGLRCPVNTNWPKELKTIWVKAIQAGEDLKAILENENVSYLTLASMTGGAQPFHATRTVGFRDLSPEEFAGET
- a CDS encoding S8 family peptidase; this encodes MADIVQYLVLRRRKIASPTSIEEIYGHPYTVNPRASEDMIVEQINAPLVELNEIRSEEDCLGIAPVIPLRHIAPMNRTQRPSNGDTSILPWGLRAVGVERTELTGHGVTVAVLDTGIEKEHPAFSHIFSGIECENFTGEEAVDYDGHGTHVAGTIFGESINGVRIGVAPGIKKALIGKIIGRQGTTSVQLQRGLQWAIENGANIVSMSLGFDFPRYTKKLCEELPRDVAFSRALRAYQQNLDFFSTYASHATISATQPLLLVAAAGNETRRDERSDYAIDKSLPAAAPGFLSVGALMNSGTKLEVASFSNTGVRVSAPGVDILSAIPGGGDSEMSGTSMATPHVSGVAALWLEYLTKKQGIVSSGLLADKVVGSATDQFLEGAPESDVGAGIVQTP
- a CDS encoding WD40 repeat domain-containing protein; its protein translation is MTKPEKALPDSTYTTQANRLRVQAVIKRLGIVEQMKALPAELPYEDCVPEWLGDLQKADPAIDTTNALEALNEAAAAVGCNLRQSLKLIIEKSPDIALNSDEIRSRLMQACPERGFLISLLVRAIDSGVVADLLRLDDPRKYELISSRCIAQLKDNSLDVDLSDWILSTWSVALGVPVSSDQIAPYKQKFSMFNAAFAVLLGVVLLRQLFWYLWAIDEQNRWREGFTNATWCGFWAAVIGALFAIFFFRIAIPITPMKHVFDSITDRHSVILAVWGAALCSGATGVTLVVVESILPPTWNSLVATCFGIILGVAVILLFKQRAVKYLLIALLVVLGAYYLDVIAFYDEDPEALLHFTCFMPGGDALFLLLSCFTGSIIPGLIVFQSYGRWKSEPQNRFQSLSSVKKNWNPVIAVDRFGEKCVFTDGESCYIQTQAAELAPIWKHSWRITAISFAPSGAFFASASCDATACVWCWEDNANIAVLYGHATSVTAIGWSSCGSLLATGTASGTILVWDATKWKSISHLSLGPGIVTSIAFDIHDRNTCFVCFDNGRVCRIDVVTNSMSCEALFEVGNSVLMTLVPSFDLLVIAGTHGISSVTSENLTLVVQASFHTSNDGPDEISAVIALEYDAESDEVLICTSEGTHCWDLKSEFTRELSCDSRIATLAVAAAENKLFGIQSHSIQESPTPYLVHRNGDMLSRYNKSPCEPAGEPKKGNVFTELIERHLESAQYSVYERNRNGFIVRAVLVLFSTVGAYGLFGMAGWGVGGSFQMLSAAIFYESSDPTDFDNFSIVMTRAWREGMSSGWHICGITGMFFVLLASIISMISRWHAEIVRIYGELGILGGIRWLILPATVLCYVVSTSWTNWVLHFLLNELFWILFISLFGWSIGIVIATCIVIRVHVLNNLGHQSFSTDLNKFSGMSFGASHMIATVIIGLPIVLFSFGLTLLEYPTSMAISALMQISPEGTTSGRGTLPNTFEGIPGNPVPIDLLWNDFETRPTWAEEEYVGRNFMIEGFMTSRYPVFRISDSTTGKDMVHCEFGYQDFELIKENRFLNDFIEAGGQYVQIKDGQRVRVSGICVGLDERGLVLFEKCRINRSIFQQK